GCCGATCGCGATGGAGAAGGAATTGCGTTTCGCGATTCGAGAAGGTGGCCGTACGGTTGGTGCCGGCGTCGTCGCCGAAATCTACGAATAAGGTTTTTTAGAGACGCTGGGCATGCGTTGTAAGCGGGTTTGCGACGTGTGCCCGGCTCCTATTTCTAGGCCAGTAGCTCTAATTGGTAGAGCAGCGGTCTCCAAAACCGACGGTTGGGGGTTCGAATCCCTCCTGGCCTGCCAGTCGCGGTCAGGAGTCTAGCTCCTAAGAGATGACGGACGGAGGAATCGGCAGAGATGATTGCTCGGACAAAGAAGTTTCTGAGTGAAGTGCAGACAGAGATGAAAAAGGTTACCTGGCCTGAGCGACAGGAACTTGTCGGTTCTACTGCTATTGTCATCGTCTCCACCATTTTGCTGGCTACCTACATCGGCCTCTGGGACCTTGTGTTCTCCAGGTTGATGAACTTCCTAATCCGCTGAGGTTTCCCGGATTTCAGAAGAGAAGGGATTTTGATGTCTGAGAGCAAGTGGTACGTTGTCCACACTTTGACTGGGCAAGAAGAAAAAGTGAAGTTGAGTCTGGAAAGCCGCGCCAGAGAAGATGGCGATGGCTCGTTGATTCAGCAGGTGCTCATTCCGACCGAACAAGTTTCGGAGGTCCGGGATCGCAAGCGCCGGATTTCTTTGCGGAAGTTTTTCCCGGGGTATGTCCTGGTGGAGATGTCGCTCAATGACGAGTCTTGGTATGTCGTCAAGAACACACCAGGGGTGACGGGATTTGTGGGCTCCGGGTCTAAGCCGGTTCCGCTCAGCGACAGGGAAGTGAATGTAATTCTCAAGCAGGCTGAAGAGAAGAAAGAAAAGCCTGTTCCCAAGGTTATTTTTGAAGTGGGCGAGTCCGTTAAGGTAATTGAAGGACCGTTCACCAACTTCACGGGTGAGGTTCAGGATGTCAGTCCGGACAAGGGCCGGCTCAAGGTGATGGTTTCCATCTTTGGGCGCGAGACCCCTGTTGAGTTGGAGTACTGGCAGGTGGAGAAAATGTAATGGCTAAGAAAAGAATCATGGGCATCATCAAACTGCAGTGTCCGGCGGGCCAGGCAAATCCTGCCCCGCCTGTGGGCCCGGCCCTGGGTGCCAAGGGTGTGGCGATTATGGACTTCTGCAAGGCATTCAATGACAGGACCAAAGAGAAGGCAGGACTCATTCTTCCGGTGGTGATTACGGTCTACGATGACCGTAGCTTTACCTTTATCATCAAGAGCCCTCCGGCTGCTGTGCTGATCAAGCAGGCTGCCGGTTTAGCCAAGGCTGCGAATAACCCGGGCAAAGAGATTATGGGTTCTATTAAACGTTCCCAGGTCGAAGAGATCGCCAAGACAAAAATGGAAGACCTCAATGCCATTGATTTGGAAGGCGCCTGCCGAGTAATTGAAGGCACTGCCCGCAGCATGGGCGTAAAGGTGGAGGCAGCTTAATGGCACCCGAGAGCAAACGTATGAGAAAGAGCCGCGAGAAAGTCGCGGAGGTTCAGCAGACAAATCCCATTTCCTTGGATCAAGCGGTCACATTGCTCAAGTCACTTCCCCAGCCGAAGTTTGATCAGACGGTCGAAATCAGTGTGAAACTGGGTGTGGATCCGCGCAAGGGCGATCACATGGTTCGGGGCAGCGTGAGCCTTCCGAACGGGACAGGCAAGACACAGCGCGTGGCCGTGTTCTGCGAAGGGGACGCCGCTAAACAGGCAGAGAAAGCCGGTGCTGATTTTGTGGGCGGCGACGATATGATCAAGAAGGTGGACGGCGGCTGGCTGGATTTTGATGTGGCCATTGCCACTCCGGATATGATGAGCCGGCTGGGCCGTCTTGGACGCGTGCTAGGTCCGCGAGGCTTGATGCCGAGTCCGAAGGCGGGGACTGTCACCACGGATGTGACAAAGGCAGTGACGGAATTTAAGGCGGGCCGTGTGGAATTCCGCATGGATAAAACAGCCAATCTCAATGCCCCGGTAGGCAAGATTTCATTTGAGGAAAAGGCCATTGTGCAGAATGTGAACAGGATGCTCGAGGCCATTAGAGAGGCCAAGCCCGCGACAGCGAAAGGGACCTATTTCCAGAGGATTTCTGTGAGTACCACGATGGGTCCGGGTATTCTTTTGGAAATCGCCACTGCATAGCGGTACCAAAGCGAGAAGGAAAGTATCATGACTAGTACAGGTGTAAAGGCAGGACGCTTTGTTAGAGAAGAGATCGTTCGCACGCTGAAAGACGAGGTGGGCGGCAAAGATTTCTTTGTTACAAGCTTTTCGGGCCTGGGAGTGGGAGACGTTGAGGACTTGCGTAAGAAGCTTCGTGAACCTTCCGCGCGTTTTCGCGTGGCCAAGCGCTCCTTAAGCCGGCTGGCTTTGGAGAACAAGTCCGGAATTCTCGATAAGACCACAGGGACCGTCGGCTTTGCCATTGCCGGTGAGGATGGATTGGCCGTGTCAAAGATCCTCGTGGATTTTTCCCGGAATTTTAAGACCTTTGAGATTTGGGGCGGAACGTATGAAGGCCAGGTCCTCACACCGGAAGGTGTGCAGGAACTGGCTTTGTTGCCTTCCCGGCAGGAGCTGTTGGCCAAAGTGGCCGGTGGGTTCAACGCTCCGGTGAGTGGTTTTGTGGGCGCCCTGGGTGGGATTGTCCGCAAGTTTCTCTATGCGCTCAAGGCGCTGGAAGAAAAGAAAAGTCAGTAGTCCTGAGAGCATTCGCGCTTTCATAGTAAAGGAGTGAACCATGGCAGACGAAGCCAAAATTGAAGAGGCAAAGACAGAGGTAGCTACTGCCGAGCCCAAGACCGAAGACGCTCAGCAGGAAAGCACCGAGACCAAAAAGGCCCCGGTTGAATTGTCCGACAAGGCTGCCGGGATTCTCAGCACGGTTGAGAACATGACCGTGATGGAGCTCGCCAATCTTGTTAAGGCTCTCGAGGAGAAGTTCGGCGTGACCGCAGCCGCTCCGGCCGTGGCTATTGCAGGTGCAGTTGCCGGCGGGGGTGATGCGGGTGCAGCAGAAGAGCAGGATAGCTTCAATGTGGTGCTTACAGCCGTTGGCGGCCAAAAGATCCAGGTCATTAAGGAGATCCGCGCGATCACCAACTTGGGCCTGAAAGAAGCCAAGGAATTGGTGGACAGTGCCCCGAAGGCGGTCAAGGAAGGCGCCACCAAGGAAGAAGCCGAAGAGATCAAGAGCAAGCTCGAGGCGGTAGGCGCCACCATAGAGCTCAAATGACAGCCGAACACAGATTCTTCGCTTTGGTCGGAATGACAAAGCGCATGCTGCGGCATGGCATGAAAACCGCCACTACATTGGAGGTCTTACTCTGTGACTGAGCGCGTTAGCTTCTCCAAAATCAGTGAAGTGCTCGATCTGCCTGATTTGATCGAGACCCAAATCCAATCGTACGAACGCTTCCTTCAGAAGGACGTTCCGGTGACCAAGCGTGAGCCAATTGGGCTTCAGGCGGCGTTCAAGGAAGTCTTTCCGATCGAGAGCCATGACGGCGAGTACAAACTCGATTTCGTGGGCTACTCTTTGGGACGGCCTAAGTACAACGAATTGGAATGTCTGCGGAGGTCGATGACCTTTGCGGTTCCGCTGAAGGTCAAGCTGCGTCTAACGTCCAAACACTGGACCAAGGAACAGGAAGTCTATCTCGGCGAGCTGCCGCTGATGACAAAGACCGGAAGCTTCATTATTAATGGTGACGAGCGTGTGGTGGTAAGTCAGTTGCACCGTTCGCCCGGGGTCTCTTTCGAGGAAACACTTCACCCGAGTGGCAAGCGCATCTACTCCGCGCGCATCATGCCTTATCGTGGCGCATGGCTGGAATTCGAGTTTGATATAGGGGAAGTCCTTTATGTGCTCATTGACAGACGCCGAAAGCTGATCTCAACGACCCTGCTCAGGGCTATGGGCTTGTCGTCGGACCGGCAGATTTTTGAGGCCTTTACTGCGGTCGAGGATATCAAGTGCGCCGACAAGCGCGAGATGAAGGCCCTGGCCGGCAGAACTTTGGCTGCACCCGTGGTGGTTGGAGACAGTGATACTGCCCTGGCCTTGCCCGGACAACAGCTGTCCAAGGAAGACTTGGAAGTTCTGTGGGAAAACGGGGTGCGGGAGATTGCTCTCACCGTTACGGAAATCCCTGAGCTGGTGCGGACTCTCGAGCGGGATAACACTCGCAGCGAGGAGGAAGCCCTTCTCGATATTTACAAGCGGTTGCGGCCGGGAGAGCCCCCCACGGTCCAGAGCGCCCGTTCTCTGCTGCATCGCCTTTTCTTTGATCAGCGGCGCTATGACATGGGGCAGGTTGGCCGGCACATGATCAACCGCAAGCTGGATATGAAACATGAGCTCGATAACCGCACTTTGGATATCGATACCGTCATTGCCGTGATGCAGTATCTTTTGCGTCTGCGTAACGGTCAGGGGAATGTGGACGATATCGACCACTTAGGCAATCGCCGTGTCCGTACAGTGGGTGAGTTGGTGCAGAATCAGTTTCGGATGGGGCTGGCGCGGCTGGAGCGTTCTTGTCGCGAGCGGATGGCGATTTATGATTTAGAAAACGTCATGCCTTATAACCTGGTCAATCCCAAGGCTGTGTCCTCAATGATGATGGACTTTTACGCGCGCAGCCAGCTTTCCCAGTTTATGGATCAGACCAACCCTCTGGCTGAGCTGACACACAAGCGCCGTCTTAGCGCCCTTGGACCGGGCGGTTTGAGCCGGGAGCGTGCGGGTTTCGAAGTGCGTGACGTTCATCATTCGCACTACGGCCGCATTTGTCCGATCGAGACCCCTGAAGGTCCGAATATCGGTCTTATTTCCTCCCTCAGTACGTTCTCCCGTGTCAATGAATTTGGTTTCATCGTCACACCCTACCGCAAGGTGGTGAAAGGCCGCGTCACTCAGGAGATCGTGTATCTCTCGGCTGACGAAGAGGACCGTTACGTTATCGCCCAGGCAAACGCCCGTTTGGATGACAAAGGTTTTTTTGTGAGGGATCGTGTGAGTTGCCGTTGCCGGGGAGACTTTCCGAATATGCCCCCGGAAGAAATCGATTTCATGGACGTCTCTCCGAGACAGTTGGTTAGTATTGCGGCGAGTCTCATTCCCTTTCTCGAGCACGACGATGCGAACCGCGCCCTGATGGGTTCGAATATGCAGCGTCAAGCCGTGCCTCTTCTAAGGGCGGAGCCACCCTTGGTCGGTACGGGGATGGAGAGTAAGGTAGCGCGGGATTCCGGGGCCCTGGTCTTGGCAGATCATGACGGTGTTGTGCGGGCTGTTACGGGTGAAGAGATTCATATCGGCTCCCAGGTGTATAAACTTCGCAAGTACGCGCGCAGCAATGCCGATACCTGTATCAACCAGCGCCCATTGGTTGAGGTGGGGCAGCGCGTCAAAAAGGGGGACATCATCGCTGATGGTCCCGCGACTCGGGGTGGAGAGCTGGCATTAGGCCGGAACCTGCTGGTCGCGTTTATGCCTTGGCGCGGTTACAACTTTGAAGATGCCATTTTGATCAGCGAACGCGTGGTCAAGGAAGACGTCTATACCTCTATCCATATTGAGGAATTCGAGATCGAGGCGCGGGATACGCGCTTGGGCCCGGAAGAGATTACCCGGGACATCCCGAACGTGAGCGAAGACGCGCTGAAGGACTTGGACGAAACAGGCGTAGTCCGCATCGGGGCCGAGGTTCAGCCCGGGGATATCCTGGTGGGCAAGGTGACGCCCAAGAGTGAGACCGAACTCACACCCGAAGAGAAACTCTTGAGAGCGATCTTTGGAGAAAAGGCCGGCGACGTGCGTGATGCCTCCCTGACAGTGCCGCCGGGCATTGAGGGGATTGTGGTGGAAGTGAAAGTCTTTTCGCGCAAACCGCACCGTCCCAAGACGCGAGAGGAGCTTTCCAAGGAGCACGAGCAGGTTGAGTCCATCCGCGCTTATTACCAGAATCAGATTGACCAGATCGAGAAGGAGCGCTTGAGCAAGCTGCTTAAGCTTTTGGATGGCGCGCGTCTGGGAACGGATCTGACGGAAAAGAAGACCGGAGAGGTGCTTCTGCCCGAGAACAGAATTCTCCGTGAGCGGGATGGTAAGAAGCTGTCTCGATGCGGTTTGGCCAAGCTCAAGCTCGTGGACGACAAGAAGACCGAAGACGAGGCCAAGCAGATGGCCGCCTCCTATGACAGCCAAATTGAAGAACTGCGTATGGAGGAGGACCGGGAGGTCGAGCGCATCAAGCGTGGTGATGAGTTGCCTCCGGGTGTGATCAAGCGCATTGTGGTCAACGTGGCTTGCAAGCGGAAACTTTCGGTGGGAGACAAGATGGCCGGCCGGCACGGAAACAAGGGTGTGGTTGCCAAGATCCTGCCTGAAGAGGATATGCCCTTCACTGAGGACGGGATTCCCATGGATATTGTTTTGAATCCTCTGGGTGTGCCTTCCCGTATGAATGTGGGCCAGATCTTGGAAACCCATCTGGGTTGGGCTGCCCATGCGTTGGGCTTCCGGGCGATTTCCCCCGTGTTCGGGGGGGCGACTGAAGAGGAAATTAAGGAGCAGCTGCGCAAAGCCAATCTTCCCGAAGACGGCAAGACTGTTCTTCTCGACGGATTCACGGGCCGGCCCTTCGATCAAAGGGTGACTGTGGGATATATCTACATCTTGAAGCTGGCCCACTTGGTGGACGACAAGATCCACGCGCGTTCAATCGGTCCGTATTCACTGGTGACGCAACAGCCTCTGGGTGGGAAGGCCCAGTTCGGCGGCCAGCGTTTTGGTGAAATGGAAGTCTGGGCCTTGGAAGCCTACGGTGCGGCTTATGCTCTGCAGGAACTCCTGACGGTCAAGAGTGACGATGTAGCCGGCCGCACGCGGACATATGAAGCCATTGTGAAGGGAGAGCAGAATCTGCAGCCTGGCACTCCCGAGTCCTTTAATGTTCTTGTCAAAGAGCTGCAGAGCCTGGCTCTGGATGTGCGTCTTGAAAAGCGCAGTTCATCTGAAGATGACGGAGCCGAAAACTTAGAGAGTTAACCCTTCCACGCGAGGAACTTGATGAGCAATATCAATGCCTTTGACACGATTTCAATAAGGATCGCATCCAAGGATGTAATCAAGTCCTGGTCTCACGGTGAGGTCAAGAAGCCTGAGACCATCAACTACCGGACATTTAAGCCGGAGCCTGACGGATTGTTCTGTCAGAAGATCTTTGGCCCGGTTAAGGACTGGGAGTGCGCCTGCGGCAAGTACAAGCGAATCAAGTATCGCGGCGTGGTTTGTGACCGTTGCGGTGTTGAGGTGACTCTCTCCAAGGTGCGGCGCGAGCGCATGGGCCATATTGAACTGGCCGCGCCGTGCACGCATATCTGGTTTTTTAAGGCCATGCCTTCGCGTATCGGAGCGCTGCTCAACCTGAGTCTCAGGGAGCTCGAGAAGGTTGTCTACTATGAAGAGTATGTTGTCACGGATCCGGGAGATACTCCTCTGAAGAAGGGGGATCTTCTGGACGAAGAAAAATTCCAGGAGTACACCAAGCAGTTCGGCGGTTCGTTTACAGCCAAAATGGGCGGAGAAGCAGCCCATGACTTGCTATCCTCCGTGGATCTCGATGAGTTGATTGCCCAGCTGCATGCGGACTTGGAGCGCTCCAAGGCAGAACAAGTGCAGCGCAAGACCGTTAAACTTCTGAAGATCGCCTATTCCTATAAGCAATCCGGCAATAAGCCCGAGTGGATGGTCTTGGATGTGGTTCCGGTTATTCCTCCGGATCTCCGCCCACTGGTGCCTTTGGACGGCGGGCGCTTTGCGACGAGCGATCTGAACGATCTTTACCGCCGGGTAATCAACCGGAACAACCGTTTGAAGAAGCTTATCGAGCTCCGCGCTCCGGATGTGATTGTGCGCAATGAAAAGCGCATGCTTCAAGAGGCCGTGGACGCGCTTTTTGACAATGGCCGTCACGGGCGTCCGGTGCTCGGGCCGCTCAACAGGCCTCTCAAATCTCTGAGCGATATGCTCAAAGGGAAGCAAGGGCGTTTTCGTCAGAACCTGCTCGGAAAGCGGGTGGACTATTCCGGCCGTTCAGTCATCGTGGTGGGTCCGGAGCTCAAACTCCATGAGTGCGGACTGCCTAAGCAGATGGCGCTGGAGCTCTTTGAGCCCTTTATCATTCGCAAGTTGCGTGAGCGCGGTTTTGTCCACACCATCAAGAGTGCCAAGCGAATGGTGGAACGCGCGCGCCTGGAAGTTTGGGATATCCTCGAAGAAGTCATTAAGGATCACCCGGTGCTTCTGAATCGTGCACCCACGCTGCATCGGTTGGGAATTCAAGCCTTTCAGCCACAGCTGGTGGAAGGCAAGGCCATCCGGATCCATCCCTTGGTGTGTACGGCGTTTAACGCCGACTTTGACGGGGACCAGATGGCGGTCCATGTGCCGCTTCTCAATGAGGCGCAGATGGAGCTCCGGCTTCTGATGCTTGCCTCGAACAATGTCTTTTCGCCCGCTGACGGACGCCCGATCGCCACGCCGACCCAGGATATTGTTTTGGGCTGTAACTACATGACGAAGGTCCAGGAGAACGGCAAGGGTGAGGGAATGGTCTTCGGGAGTTCGGATGAGGCTCGGCTTGCCTATGATGAAGGCGTGGTTGGTTTGCACTCCAGGGTCAAGATCAGAAGGCCTGAGGGAATTATCGACACAACAGTGGGGCGGATTCTTTTTAACGATATTCTTCCCGATGATTTGGGCTATGTGAACGATGAAATGACCAAGGGCGCCCTGAGTGATTTGGTAACGCGCGCCTACCACACGGTGGGACATTCGCGCACAGTTCAACTGCTGGATGATTTGAAAGACCACGGTTTTGAACAGGCCACGCTGGCCGGTATCTCCATTGCGGTAGATGATCTGCAGATGCCTCAGGCAAAAACAGACAAGCTGGAAGAAGCCCATGCTGAGGTTCGTCACGTAGAGGATCAGTATCAGAATGGTCTGATCACGGACGGCGAGCGATACAACAAGATTATCGATATTTGGACCCATACGACAGATACTGTTTCGGACTTGATCTTTGACGGTTTGGATATCTTTAACCCGATCTTCATGATGGCAGACTCCGGAGCTCGTGGTTCCAGGGCCCAAATTCGCCAGTTGGCTGGTATGCGCGGTCTCATGGCCAAACCCTCGGGTGAGATCATCGAGAGTCCGATCACCGCAAACTTCCGCGAAGGTTTGACCGCCCTGGAATATTTTATCTCTACTCACGGCGCTCGAAAGGGATTGGCCGATACGGCTCTCAAGACCGCGGACTCCGGATATTTGACGAGGCGTCTTGTGGACGTGGCCCAGGATATTATTGTGACGGAACATGATTGCGGTACGACCCGCGGTATTTTGGTGAATTCCATTATCGAGGGTGACGAAGTCATGGTCCCGCTCTCCGAGCGTATCGAGGGCCGCGTGGCCTTGGATAACATTGTGGATATCATCACCGACGAGCTGATTGTCGGATCGAATGATTTAATCACTGATGAACAGGCCCGGAAGATAGAAGAAGCCGGTATTGAAAAAATCCGAATCCGCAGTGTGTTGACCTGTGAGACTCAATTCGGTGTTTGCGGCCAGTGTTATGGCAAAAACCTGGCCTCCCAGCGTCCTGTGGATTTGGGTGAGGCTGTTGGAATCGTAGCGGCGCAGTCGATCGGAGAGCCGGGCACTCAGCTCACCATGCGTACCTTCCACATTGGTGGAACCGCAAGCCGTATCATTGCGCAGTCGAGTTTGGCCTCCAAGTTTGACGGTGTTTACGGCTATCACAATCTCAAGACGGTAAAGAACCGCAACGGAGAGGTTGTGGTTCTCAACAGGAACGGACAGCTCAGTGTGAACGAGCCCACGGGCCGAGAGCAGGAGCGTCATACCGTGCCTCAAGGTGCGGTTGTCGGCGGCGAAGAGGGAGCCGCGGTCAAGGTGGGGGATGAAATTGCCCGTTGGGACCCCTACACGTCACCGATTTTGACCGAGGTCGCGGGTTCGGTTCGCTATGAAGACATTATTGAAGGCGTGACCATGCGCGAGGAACCCGACGAGGCTACGGGTCTGGTGGACCGGGTCATTGTGGATCACCGCGGAGATTTCCACCCGCAGATCGTGATTGTGGATTCAAAGACCGAGGATGTCCTGGCTTTGTATCCTTTGGCGTCCGGGGCTCATATTACTGTGAAGGAAGGCTTTGAAGTCCATGCAGGTGATGTTTTGGCTAAGACGCCTCGCAAGCTCTCCAAGACCAAGGACATCACCGGAGGTCTCCCCAGAGTTGCGGAACTCCTAGAGGCGCGCCGTCCCAAGGATCCGGCCATCATCAGTGAGATCGACGGCACGGTCGAGTTCGGCGGGGCCAAAAAGGGCCAGCGCCGCATTATTGTTAAGAATCCGACGGGGATGCAGAAGGAATATCTAATTCCGCACGGGAAGCATCTGAATGTTTACAAGGACGATTTGGTCACCAGCGGCGAGCCGCTCACAGACGGCCCCATTGTGCCTCAGGACATTCTGAGAGTCTCCGGGGACCAGCGTCTCCAAGAGTATCTGGTCAATGAAGTGCAGCAGGTTTACCGTCTCCAAGGAGTGCGCATCAACGATAAGCACATTGAGATCATTGTGCGGCAAATGTTGCGCAAAATTAAAATCGAGGATGCCGGTGATACGGACATGCTGGTGGGTACCCAGGTGGATCGAGGGGTTTTCCAGCGCCAGAATGCCGAAGTGATTGCCAGAAAAGGCAAGCCGGCCGTGGCGAGTCCCGTGCTGTTGGGGATTACAAAGGCCTCTCTGAGTACCGAGAGTTTTATCTCTTCCGCGAGTTTTCAGGAGACAACCCGGGTTCTGACCGATGCCGCTGCAAGCGGACGCCGGGATGAGTTGCGCGGCCTTAAGGAAAATGTGATCATGGGCCACTTGATTCCCGCGGGCACGGGATTCAAAGCACACCAGGCGATCCGGGAAGTTCTTTTGGGCACCCCTGTTGAGGTTCCTGTTGAGGAGCATCTTGAGGCAGATCAAGAGGGGAGCGGCGACTCAGATGAAGAAATTGAAGCCCTTACGGGTCCGGGCAGGACGGATGCCGAGGGACATGAGAATTAAAGTAAACCGAGAAGGAAATCCATGCCTACCATCAGCCAATTGATTCGCAATAGTCGCAGGAGTCAGAAGGGTAAGAGCAAGTCTCCTGCTTTGAACAGTTCACCCCAACGCAGAGGGGTTTGCTTGCAAGTGAAGACCATGACTCCTAAGAAGCCGAACTCGGCCTTGCGTAAGGTGGCCAGAGTTCGTTTGACGACAAGTATTGAAGTGACGGCCTATATCCCGGGCGAAGGCCACAATTTGCAGGAGCACTCCATTGTGTTGGTGCGGGGCGGGCGCGTGAAGGACTTGCCGGGTGTGCGCTACCACATTGTGCGCGGCACTCTGGACACGGCTGGGGTGGCTAATCGCAAGAAGTCGAGATCTAAGTATGGCGCCAAGGCGCCTAAGGCATAGTAAGGGAGGATACGGAACGTGAGACGCAGACGGGCGAACCGCCGGGAAATTATTCCCGACCCCAGATACGGCAGCAAATTGATTTCAAAGTTTGTCAACGCCATCATGCTTAAGGGCAAGAAGGCCAAGGCTGAGAGAATTGTATACAGTGCCTTTGGGATCGTTCAGGAGCGGACGGGTAAGGATTCGCCTCTGGAGATACTGCAGAAGGCTGTTGATAACGTTCGTCCGCGGGTTGAGGTAAAGTCACGGCGAGTGGGTGGAGCGACGTATCAGGTGCCGATTGAAGTGCGTCCTGACCGCAGTGTTTCTCTGGCTCTCCGTTGGATTCGTGACTTTGCGCGTGGCCGCAAGGGCAAACCCATGGAAGAGCGTTTGGCGGACGAGTTGCTGGATGCTTTT
The nucleotide sequence above comes from Candidatus Omnitrophota bacterium. Encoded proteins:
- the rplK gene encoding 50S ribosomal protein L11, producing the protein MAKKRIMGIIKLQCPAGQANPAPPVGPALGAKGVAIMDFCKAFNDRTKEKAGLILPVVITVYDDRSFTFIIKSPPAAVLIKQAAGLAKAANNPGKEIMGSIKRSQVEEIAKTKMEDLNAIDLEGACRVIEGTARSMGVKVEAA
- the secE gene encoding preprotein translocase subunit SecE, producing the protein MIARTKKFLSEVQTEMKKVTWPERQELVGSTAIVIVSTILLATYIGLWDLVFSRLMNFLIR
- the rplL gene encoding 50S ribosomal protein L7/L12; amino-acid sequence: MADEAKIEEAKTEVATAEPKTEDAQQESTETKKAPVELSDKAAGILSTVENMTVMELANLVKALEEKFGVTAAAPAVAIAGAVAGGGDAGAAEEQDSFNVVLTAVGGQKIQVIKEIRAITNLGLKEAKELVDSAPKAVKEGATKEEAEEIKSKLEAVGATIELK
- the nusG gene encoding transcription termination/antitermination factor NusG, with the translated sequence MSESKWYVVHTLTGQEEKVKLSLESRAREDGDGSLIQQVLIPTEQVSEVRDRKRRISLRKFFPGYVLVEMSLNDESWYVVKNTPGVTGFVGSGSKPVPLSDREVNVILKQAEEKKEKPVPKVIFEVGESVKVIEGPFTNFTGEVQDVSPDKGRLKVMVSIFGRETPVELEYWQVEKM
- the rpoB gene encoding DNA-directed RNA polymerase subunit beta, which codes for MTERVSFSKISEVLDLPDLIETQIQSYERFLQKDVPVTKREPIGLQAAFKEVFPIESHDGEYKLDFVGYSLGRPKYNELECLRRSMTFAVPLKVKLRLTSKHWTKEQEVYLGELPLMTKTGSFIINGDERVVVSQLHRSPGVSFEETLHPSGKRIYSARIMPYRGAWLEFEFDIGEVLYVLIDRRRKLISTTLLRAMGLSSDRQIFEAFTAVEDIKCADKREMKALAGRTLAAPVVVGDSDTALALPGQQLSKEDLEVLWENGVREIALTVTEIPELVRTLERDNTRSEEEALLDIYKRLRPGEPPTVQSARSLLHRLFFDQRRYDMGQVGRHMINRKLDMKHELDNRTLDIDTVIAVMQYLLRLRNGQGNVDDIDHLGNRRVRTVGELVQNQFRMGLARLERSCRERMAIYDLENVMPYNLVNPKAVSSMMMDFYARSQLSQFMDQTNPLAELTHKRRLSALGPGGLSRERAGFEVRDVHHSHYGRICPIETPEGPNIGLISSLSTFSRVNEFGFIVTPYRKVVKGRVTQEIVYLSADEEDRYVIAQANARLDDKGFFVRDRVSCRCRGDFPNMPPEEIDFMDVSPRQLVSIAASLIPFLEHDDANRALMGSNMQRQAVPLLRAEPPLVGTGMESKVARDSGALVLADHDGVVRAVTGEEIHIGSQVYKLRKYARSNADTCINQRPLVEVGQRVKKGDIIADGPATRGGELALGRNLLVAFMPWRGYNFEDAILISERVVKEDVYTSIHIEEFEIEARDTRLGPEEITRDIPNVSEDALKDLDETGVVRIGAEVQPGDILVGKVTPKSETELTPEEKLLRAIFGEKAGDVRDASLTVPPGIEGIVVEVKVFSRKPHRPKTREELSKEHEQVESIRAYYQNQIDQIEKERLSKLLKLLDGARLGTDLTEKKTGEVLLPENRILRERDGKKLSRCGLAKLKLVDDKKTEDEAKQMAASYDSQIEELRMEEDREVERIKRGDELPPGVIKRIVVNVACKRKLSVGDKMAGRHGNKGVVAKILPEEDMPFTEDGIPMDIVLNPLGVPSRMNVGQILETHLGWAAHALGFRAISPVFGGATEEEIKEQLRKANLPEDGKTVLLDGFTGRPFDQRVTVGYIYILKLAHLVDDKIHARSIGPYSLVTQQPLGGKAQFGGQRFGEMEVWALEAYGAAYALQELLTVKSDDVAGRTRTYEAIVKGEQNLQPGTPESFNVLVKELQSLALDVRLEKRSSSEDDGAENLES
- a CDS encoding elongation factor Tu; this encodes PIAMEKELRFAIREGGRTVGAGVVAEIYE
- a CDS encoding 50S ribosomal protein L10, which codes for MTSTGVKAGRFVREEIVRTLKDEVGGKDFFVTSFSGLGVGDVEDLRKKLREPSARFRVAKRSLSRLALENKSGILDKTTGTVGFAIAGEDGLAVSKILVDFSRNFKTFEIWGGTYEGQVLTPEGVQELALLPSRQELLAKVAGGFNAPVSGFVGALGGIVRKFLYALKALEEKKSQ
- a CDS encoding 50S ribosomal protein L1 produces the protein MAPESKRMRKSREKVAEVQQTNPISLDQAVTLLKSLPQPKFDQTVEISVKLGVDPRKGDHMVRGSVSLPNGTGKTQRVAVFCEGDAAKQAEKAGADFVGGDDMIKKVDGGWLDFDVAIATPDMMSRLGRLGRVLGPRGLMPSPKAGTVTTDVTKAVTEFKAGRVEFRMDKTANLNAPVGKISFEEKAIVQNVNRMLEAIREAKPATAKGTYFQRISVSTTMGPGILLEIATA